From the genome of Burkholderia cepacia ATCC 25416:
CGGCGTAATACTCCCGATCGGAGGCGATGGGCGTGCGGCGCTCGTCGCGCTTCACGTGCTGCTTGAAGCCCGCTCGATGCGGCACGTTCGGCCGATGGTCGTCCTGCGCCCGGTTCATCCACACGAAACGGTTGTCGCCGTGCGCGGCGAGGAAATGCTGTACCTGCCGGACAGCTTCGGCCTCGTCCGAGTTGCCCGTGCCGCCGCGCAGTTCGAGCCAGCCTTCGAAGCAACGACGTGCGGCCTCGACCGCTTCGCCCTGCGGCCAGCCGGTCAGCCCGTGCGCCGTCGCCAGCTCGCCGGCCACCGCGACGAGGCAGAACCGCTTAGCGACGCGCGCGACCTGCGAATGGGAGCCGTCCGGCACCCACTGCCCGACCAGCTCGTCGACGCGCATGCGCAGATGCTCGGCCAGCTCGCCGGCCTGCGACGACGCCCACTCGATAAACGCGGGGCCGGCCGTGCCGTAGTGCATGCCTGCGTGCCGCTCTAGATGCTCGATCAGCGCGGCCGGCGTCGGGAAGCCGTGCAATCTCTCCACGACACCCATTTCGCCAACCTCGGCCGGGATCGCGGGCAGGCGCACCTCGATACCGCCTTTCATGGGCTTATTGCCCTCGGCCATCAGCGCGGACACGCTCTTTTCGCCGTTTGACAGGAACAGCAGTCGCCACGTGAGCACGGGCTTGGCCGAGCCGCTACGCGACGCGCGCGCCTTGCCCGACTCGTTCGCGAGCATGTAGATCACGTCTCCAACCAAGCGCGGCTCGACCTGCCCGATTTCATCAAGGATCAGCAGCGCGTCGCTATGCTGCGTGGCGACGGCTTCGAGCGCATTGTCGGTTGCCTTCCAGCTCCGCACGTAGTCCGGCGAGCCGAACACGGATGCGGCGATGACGCCGCCCGTCGACTTGCCCTTGGACGTCGTGCCGAGCAGGTGGAAGCCGCCCGACTGAAGCCCGGAGAAGTGCAGCAACGGACCAGCGAAGGCGGTAGCGACGCAGAACAGCAGCCGGCTATTGCCCACGCAGTAGGCAGCAACCTCGCGTTGCCAGTCGTCCAGCGTGCCGCGCTCCTTGAACTGGCTCTGAATCGGCGTGTCGGCCTGATAGATCAGCGCCTCTTTGCCGGTGCCGATGACGCGATCGGGCAGCACGAACGCGCCGTGATGCCAGCCGACGCGCGGCACGCAGCGCACGCGCTCGTCCGGCTGCGCCATCTGCACATAGTTCGCGATCTGCGTGCGGGCGATCTGCGTCACGCCAAGCTTCACGCCCATATCGAGCAGCATGCGGCGCAGTTCCGTACCGTCGCCGGCAAACAACCCGGCCGGCACCGCCCACCGTTTCAGGATGCCGTCACGGTCCGTGAATTCGAGCAGGTAGCCCCACTCGCTGTTCATCTCGTTTCGCGTCTCCGCGATCACGTCGATCCGCGTGCTGACCCAATGCGGCGGGAGCGGATCGCCCTGATTGTTGAAGCCGTGAAACCACACGCCCTTGTCGTCGACGACGAACCGCGACTTGCCGTCCTGCGCGCGGGCCGTTTTCGGACGCTTGGCGGGCTTCGCGGCGGGCAGTGCTGCCTTGGCCTTGCCGGGATCTGCCGAGCCGGCCGGCGCGAGCGCAGCGCGCACGGCGGCGGCCACCGCATCCGGGCCGAGGTGCGCAG
Proteins encoded in this window:
- a CDS encoding DUF927 domain-containing protein, with the protein product MSEFERARVALGYVPPDDRDTWRQVGMALKAEFDEEGFALWNEWSQGAQNYNGKDARDVWKSFKGGKITINTLFHLAKLGGFDPRAHRAKPVDPAERERQKAERAAREAAELAELIEKQQAASALAESIWSAAEPAPADHPYLVRKRIPVDALRVYRGGLCIGTAACDGALVIPARDADGKLWTLEFILTDGQKRYLPNGRKAGCFSLISGPLSSAPSTVLIGEGYATCATIAAATGYPAAVAFDAGNLHAVATTLRGQYPDARIVVCADDDHTTKGNPGVTRARAAAEAVAGIVAVPDFGSNRPAAGTDFNDLAAHLGPDAVAAAVRAALAPAGSADPGKAKAALPAAKPAKRPKTARAQDGKSRFVVDDKGVWFHGFNNQGDPLPPHWVSTRIDVIAETRNEMNSEWGYLLEFTDRDGILKRWAVPAGLFAGDGTELRRMLLDMGVKLGVTQIARTQIANYVQMAQPDERVRCVPRVGWHHGAFVLPDRVIGTGKEALIYQADTPIQSQFKERGTLDDWQREVAAYCVGNSRLLFCVATAFAGPLLHFSGLQSGGFHLLGTTSKGKSTGGVIAASVFGSPDYVRSWKATDNALEAVATQHSDALLILDEIGQVEPRLVGDVIYMLANESGKARASRSGSAKPVLTWRLLFLSNGEKSVSALMAEGNKPMKGGIEVRLPAIPAEVGEMGVVERLHGFPTPAALIEHLERHAGMHYGTAGPAFIEWASSQAGELAEHLRMRVDELVGQWVPDGSHSQVARVAKRFCLVAVAGELATAHGLTGWPQGEAVEAARRCFEGWLELRGGTGNSDEAEAVRQVQHFLAAHGDNRFVWMNRAQDDHRPNVPHRAGFKQHVKRDERRTPIASDREYYAEFGGKMSADDAESVETEYLIEAAVFRKDVCAGFDHKIVAKALMKRGVLMPRSDGYPYRQEYIPGHGKFMVYRVLPSIFTLEL